Proteins encoded within one genomic window of Triticum aestivum cultivar Chinese Spring chromosome 2D, IWGSC CS RefSeq v2.1, whole genome shotgun sequence:
- the LOC123048920 gene encoding peroxidase 2, giving the protein MAKLALLAVLVVLGSVACQASGYGYSYPNTPIIPPPPPATPPPSPSPPPPATPPPSPTPGPTPGYPSPTPTTPPPVSSPTSPTSPPPATLPPSPAPTPGYPTPTPTTPAPPPASTPAPPPPATGLKVGYYDDKCPDAEKIVLDAVRNATAGIKAGLIRLFFHDCFVQGCDASVLLNKVAGKPDPEMLGIPNLSLRGFEVIDAAKRKIEEKCPGVVSCADIVAFAGRDASKILSGNKINFSMPAGRYDGSVSLKDETLPNLPPPFANLNTLTQMFAKKGLTQTDMVALSGAHSIGRSQCSSFRDRLQPPANDNSTMSMDATYAGKLTQDCPAGSDPTVPQDYKTPDVLDSQYYRNMKDRKVLFTSDAALMTSPKTKELVEKYTWWLIGDFLWYRHFEDAMVKMGNIEVKSSTNGQIRKKCGFVNEPYTG; this is encoded by the exons ATGGCCAAGCTTGCCCTTCTCGCCGTGCTGGTCGTGCTCGGTTCCGTGGCCTGCCAAGCATCCGGCTACGGCTACAGCTATCCCAACACTCCCATCATACCACCGCCCCCACCGGCTACTCCTCCGCCGAGCCCTTCCCCACCTCCACCGGCTACTCCTCCGCCCAGCCCTACCCCTGGCCCTACACCGGGCTATCCTAGCCCAACTCCCACCACGCCCCCACCGGTTTCTTCTCCGACGAGCCCTACTTCACCTCCACCGGCTACTCTCCCACCGAGCCCTGCTCCTACCCCGGGGTATCCCACCCCCACTCCCACCACGCCGGCGCCCCCACCGGCTTCCACCCCTGCCCCGCCTCCACCTGCCACTGGGCTCAAGGTCGGCTACTACGACGACAAGTGCCCTGACGCCGAGAAGATCGTGCTGGACGCTGTGCGCAACGCCACCGCCGGCATCAAGGCCGGGCTCATCCGCCTCTTCTTCCATGACTGCTTTGTCCAG GGTTGCGATGCCTCTGTCCTGCTGAACAAGGTCGCTGGCAAGCCGGATCCGGAGATGCTCGGTATCCCAAACTTGAGCCTGCGTGGCTTCGAAGTGATAGACGCGGCCAAGAGGAAGATCGAGGAAAAATGTCCGGGtgtcgtctcctgcgccgacatcgTGGCCTTCGCAGGCCGTGACGCCAGCAAGATACTCAGCGGCAACAAAATAAACTTCAGCATGCCAGCCGGCCGCTACGACGGGTCCGTGTCCCTAAAAGATGAGACCCTCCCCAACCTGCCACCACCCTTCGCCAACCTCAATACCCTCACACAAATGTTCGCCAAGAAGGGACTCACCCAAACCGACATGGTTGCGCTTTCCGGCGCGCACAGCATCGGCCGCTCGCAATGCTCCTCCTTCCGTGACCGTCTCCAGCCGCCGGCCAACGACAACTCCACCATGTCGATGGACGCCACGTACGCTGGGAAGCTGACCCAGGACTGTCCCGCCGGCAGTGATCCCACGGTGCCGCAGGACTACAAGACCCCCGACGTGTTGGACAGCCAGTACTACAGGAACATGAAGGATCGCAAAGTGCTCTTCACCTCCGACGCAGCGCTCATGACGTCACCAAAGACCAAGGAATTGGTGGAGAAGTACACTTGGTGGTTGATCGGAGATTTCTTGTGGTACAGACATTTCGAGGATGCCATGGTGAAGATGGGCAATATCGAGGTGAAGAGCAGCACCAACGGCCAGATCAGGAAGAAGTGCGGGTTCGTCAACGAGCCCTACACCGGTTGA